A single window of Arvicanthis niloticus isolate mArvNil1 chromosome X, mArvNil1.pat.X, whole genome shotgun sequence DNA harbors:
- the LOC117694142 gene encoding melanoma-associated antigen 10-like produces the protein MDNPDNTHYCNLQGSTEGQRELDNAQATMAVVGEEEATPTSKEVYGSGIPSPPQSPQRASSPPVSLDSIPEGPSEEASTSQGEELEDPMRMLYNAQYIKVYDLVDFLLFKYQMKAFTTKAEMLESIGREYDAYYPLIFSEASECLKLVFGIDMIEVDPFVHSYILVTALGLTYDGMLTNVQGKPKTGLLIVVLGVIFMKGNCVSEEIIWKMLNNIGLRGGRDPYIHQDPRKLISEEFVQEGYLEYRQVPNSDPLSYEFLWGPRAFAETTKMKVLEFFASIAKIDPRAYTERYAEALRDELERAQARTAQQMVPLL, from the coding sequence ATGGATAATCCCGATAACACCCATTACTGCAACCTCCAAGGCAGTACTGAGGGCCAAAGGGAGTTAGACAATGCCCAGGCTACAATGGCCGTGGTAGGTGAGGAGGAAGCCACTCCCACCTCAAAGGAGGTGTATGGTAGTGGAATACCAAGTCCTCCCCAGAGTCCTCAGAGAGCCTCCTCTCCCCCTGTGTCACTGGACTCCATTCCTGAAGGCCCATCTGAGGAAGCTTCCACCAGCCAAGGAGAGGAGCTGGAAGACCCAATGCGTATGTTGTACAATGCACAGTACATAAAGGTGTATGACTTGGTGGACTTTCTGCTTTTCAAATATCAAATGAAGGCATTCACTACCAAAGCAGAAATGCTGGAAAGTATTGGTAGAGAGTACGATGCGTACTACCCTCTGATATTTAGTGAGGCCTCTGAGTGCTTAAAACTGGTCTTTGGCATTGACATGATAGAAGTGGACCCATTTGTCCACTCCTACATCCTTGTCACTGCCCTGGGGCTCACCTATGATGGAATGCTGACTAATGTCCAGGGTAAGCCCAAGACAGGTCTCCTCATAGTTGTACTTGGTGTCATTTTCATGAAGGGAAACTGTGTCAGTGAGGAGATTATCTGGAAAATGCTGAATAACATAGGGTTGCGTGGTGGGAGGGATCCTTACATACATCAAGACCCCAGGAAGCTCATCTCTGAGGAGTTTGTGCAGGAAGGGTACCTGGAATACAGGCAGGTGCCTAATAGTGATCCTCTTAGCTATGAGTTCCTATGGGGCCCAAGGGCCTTTGCAGAAACCACCAAAATGAAAGTCTTAGAGTTTTTTGCCAGCATTGCTAAGATTGATCCCAGAGCCTACACTGAAAGGTATGCAGAGGCTTTGAGAGATGAGCTAGAGAGGGCCCAGGCCAGGACCGCCCAGCAGATGGTACCTCTGCTCTGA